CGCTGTGTTAACTTATTGTTCCTCTCATGTTTTTTGCCACATTTccgtttatttattaaatgttttactttactaCCGCCTtgcctggtctcctgcgtttgggtcctccaccaaacaccaaaaacacaatttttcatctttaaaaacacacagttcTTTTCTGCAGACTGACTCTCTGTGTTACTGCAGAAGGTCAATGAGTGGACTGCAGAGGGGAAcaatttatagaaaaaagacattaaaaaggaCATTAAAGGTGGTAAACTGAGTCAGAATGAGTAAGCTaagaagaaagagaaaacagaaataaaaagaagataaGAAGAAGACCTAAACAAGGAGATAGGAGATACAGTGAGAGAAAGAGGATCTGTGGTAAAATGTGTTTCCTGAGGCATTTAATGGTTATGAGATACTGGAAATGTCAGGAGGGATGAACCATGTGGAGGACAGTGCCATCTAGTGGTAAACCTGCAAAAACCCCAAGAGTCTCTGCATCCTGGAGTCCTCCCATCCTCACTGCTTCTGCGTTGGAGTTGTTTATCAGTTTCTGCTTGCTGTCTCTTTTAATGCCTCATTATGGATGCAGCAGTCAAACATGTAGagcgcaaaaaaaaaagaaacaacaacaacaaagaacaGATTTGGACGTGATTCCAGGTCTCACGAGTCTCGTCTGGAGTATCTGGGAGAGCGTTTTCTGCTTGCTCCGCTCACTTTTTATTGTGCAAGTGATCTGGAGAGCGCTGTGGGAGCAGAGCAATAAGCCCGGTGTCACCGGCGTCTAATCATACTCCATGTTCCTTATCAGCTCCACACACTGGAGATGGAATGAACTGTGGAGAGAAGGGATATAGTGGAAACGGATGGAGCGAGATGGGGTTAGGTGACAGAGGGGAGAGATGAGGGGGAGAGAGTGATGAGAGATCTGAGGAGGGAAGAAAGGATTTGAGGGATGAAAAAGTGGAGACTTAAGGGTCTACTGCACTAAAAGGGTATAAAGAACCAGAAGCAGGTCTGCTGTCCTGCCTCACCTCCCCACCCACACAGCACAATACCACCTTGTGTAATAGGATCCGCCTACCCACCTCAACTCCTCACTGTGAAATGTGTGAGGGTGCAGACGGTGTGCTGGTGTGCATGTGTTGGGGTTATCAAGAGTGCTAAGGATGGGTGATAATTGAATAATGACAGTAAGGGCTCTGATGGATTACCTGTCACTCTCCTCCCTTCTCTCCCTCCATCACTGTCATCCCTCTATTCTCTGCTGCTCTCCCCTCCCAACCTCCAGTCAAATTGTATCTCGTCCGTGCCAACAGAGATAAAGACACCCACAAATTTGCGCAAGATTGTCATCCTGCTTGTTTGGGTCGGTGCTAATTTGAGTAAACATGTAAGCTGACACTCTTCATGTTCAAAGAGTCAGAGAAATACTGATGGATCCACAATGGCAGAAATTATCACTTAGTTCACTGCAAAAACATAAGAATActaatttgaaaagaaaatcactagaaaaaacatattttatgataaatattcaaatctagaaacaaggagttccacACAACCATTAAAAACCGggaaatttaactaaaaaagcAACTGAATTTGAAGAATTATGTCAAATTGAATGTTTTACAATAAGGCTAGACATAGGCTTGGGCATAGTAAAAGGTTATGATTCCCctccaaaatctaaaattaactaaagaaaggaaaattgcagcataataataataataataataataataataataatactaataataattgGGGTGTATGGAAAAAACANNNNNNNNNNNNNNNNNNNNNNNNNNNNNNNNNNNNNNNNNNNNNNNNNNNNNNNNNNNNNNNNNNNNNNNNNNNNNNNNNNNNNNNNNNNNNNNNNNNNNNNNNNNNNNNNNNNNNNNNNNNNNNNNNNNNNNNNNNNNNNNNNNNNNNNNNNNNNNNNNNNNNNNNNNNNATGTAACTAAAAAAGCAACTGAATTTGAAGAATTATGTCAAATTGAATGTTTTACAGTAAGGCTAGACATAGGCTTGGGCGTAGTAAAAGGCTATGATTCCCctccaaaatctaaaattaactaaagaaaggaaaattacaacataataataataattggggtatttggaaaaatcaatttggcaatgtatcacgatatttcatttTGCAAtacttttattgctttaaaatgcaaacaataagataaataaaacaataaaaataaaagacaaaaaaaataaggatgAAGGGATGGATAGGCacacaaataaatcaacataaaaagaaaaaaaagtaaagctgaTCACCGTTTTGAtttgtggagaaagtgtttgtgttaccCTGGAGGCGGACTCTTCCttaaaggggctgtctcacgctgtgacatcagcatgtgaggacccgctcgttttcatgggtatgggaggggctgctgttgagagctcAGGTTTTTAAACTACTATTCAGAAATACATGAACCaatcaaaatatcactttgggATTGTTTATAGTtaataatgaacaataaaatacacctcaaagctcaaaaagtagatttttcatggtatggcccctttaacacGATTTTAGGTCTAAAAAAGTAGGGGCCAAACACTGAACTCTGTGGAACTCCATATCagaaataaaatgcacaaaatttaagataaagcaaaaaatatattttaaaaattagataaaatttAAAGTATATATCAAGTTTTAATCTACATTTCTTATTTacatttgtctaatttttatttgttcttatcCCCACTATTAACAACCTATTGATACATTTCTTTACTAAATGAACTAAACCTCAACCAGGACTTTTTTCTACAGTGAATCTGATTGAACCGTTtccttttgtattatttataatagtaaaaaaatgaatcttaaagtaaaaagacatttgtttcaagaaaatgtgttttattttctgtcttgcaagaaaaacaatcaggaaagttttttaatttctcaaaataagttcaggttttttgcttatttgaagaaaattgtaAGAATTTacttgtttctgtgtttgcagtgTATTTGTTGAACAAAACACCCTCACTTAAAAGGTAAGCATGAGGGTGTTTCATGCTTCTTTTATATAGAAGaatacaacaaaaaaggcaGCTGAAAGGTTGGAACAGATTTTAGCTGTCTGAAGGCTTTATGTTGAAATGTGTTGAAGTTGTGCCAGAAGAGCCACGGGGTCGGTCTTGAGTGAAGGTCTTTCTCCATATGGGGACCACCTATGGTGATTTCACTTTTCTGATTCACCTGTCCACTTGGGAGGGGATTTCCTGAGTGAGCTCCAGGGTGTCTGAATGAAGGTCTTTGTGTGCTTGACCtccatttttccctttttctcattatatatattttttggctgccaagcagcagcagagatgaCACAGATGTCATTTAACCGCATCAAGATAATTAGAGGTCAACTCAAGTGGAAGAGAATATtatcattttattgtcattcttttgaaaaaaagagaaggttTGCAGCTCTACACATTCAGGGAGGACCGTCTATTTACACCAGCGTTGTATGTAGGTTTTACTCTCAAGTCCTGCAAATGCTCACAACTCTATCTGCTGTGAcataagttgttgtttttttgttttttcaaaactcGATGAGGAGAACTTCATCCAGCTTGTTTGAAAAACACAGTTACTGCACCGCAACCACAGAAACATTCTGGTAAAATGAAAGTTCTCAGGATCACCAAGTCTCTGCGACCTTTTTTCTCCTGGACGTATAGTGTTACACCAACGTTTGCTCCAACTCAACAGACGCGGGAAAGCAGTGATCCAAAACAGAGAGCCGTACAAGCCATGGGAAAGTGGTATAaccgcacaaacacacacacacagttatCCTCTGCTGCACATAAACAGCATAACAGGCCAGACTGCCAATTATGGCAATGAAGGCTGTGGGAAAGCActtatttacacacacacacacacacacacacacgtacagTAACTGAGACTCCTCTGCTCAAACCTAATAGCACCAGGTTGTTCAGTGCCAGAGTCGGACCCTGTTGGAAGGAGGGGTGAGGGTTAAGCTTAAGCAGGATGTCATTTCCTTACAAACATACAGGGCAGGAACAATTAACAGGACTGATTTAGTGCAcgttatttcaatttttggagACAGAATGAAGGAGGTTCAAAAGCCAGATAAGAGATTTAATCTGCCGGCAGCGCTAGAACCACAAAAAGTAATTACGTCTACTCTAGTGTCATGCATTTTTATCCTATTACGTGAAAATTTCTAGCCCCTCGTTTCCAGTGTcttttcatgaaaatatagAGTTCAATTTCATGGACATTTTAATCGCTGATTAGCCCCTGGTGGCATTGTCCTGCCCTGCCAGCCAGCCAGTTAGAGGACAATCTAAGTTAGCGGGAGGCGGTAATGATAGAGGCCCGGGTGGCAAAATGCGCaaagagaaagcaaaaaaaaaggaggacagTGAGGCGCAGATGGCAGGGAGGGAGAGGACGGAGACGGCAGGATGAGGTGGAGGTTGATGGGCTGCGTGTCTTCCGCCTCCTCCATCAGCAGAAGCCTGTtggtgggggaaaaaaaagggcaGTAATGAGAGCAGCTGCAGTGGATACGCTCGGCAGAAAACACTCCTCCAGCCACTTAGCCGCCCACTCTTCATCATCAAATCcacacattttcacaaacatCATCACTCTTACCCTCACACTCGAAGGCTTGCAGCATGGTGGTGTAAGTGGGGCCCAGCCAGGAGGTGTAGCTTCCCAGAACTCTCAGCAGGTGGTGGGTGGCATCGCTGAAGAGCAGATCCGCTTGGCCGTAGTCTGCTGAGCTGAACAGGCTGAAGCCCTCCGCGGCATTCCCGAAcacattctgcaggaggaagcgTGACAGCACTTAGTGCAGGAGGGCACGCATGGATGCACGTGGCTGCATGCACCTCTGAACTCATCCCACACACGTTCAAAACAGGACAGTTTTCAGCTGACACAGCCATGGATGGATCAATACcctctgcacacacacatacacagcaTTTGAGTCCTAACCCACCTGCAAACGCTCCAGGAACTTCCAGACACGACACTTATCCTCCACGCGCACCACAACAGCGTTGGCCGGGACCGCTGCCAGGTGGCATTGCTCATACTCATTCAGAGCCGCCTCGGTTCCATCTGGACACAGCAGCTTGAGGTCCTCCACCTCCAGATCCAGAGCCCAGGACTCCTGGTTCTTACCTGAACACAAGTGTCACACTGACTTTGAAAAAAGAggttgaagtttgtttttttttagctattccccctgtgtgttttgattgtgtgCACTCATCCATCTTTTGATAATGACACAGGTCATTTACTATATATTTTAGAACATAACCAATTTGGCCATGAAATgaatacacaaaaaaaggacacagaaatgaatggatTTCTGATTTTCTTCACCTTGCTTAattgatctgaacattttggaACCTTGAGACGAAGCACGCTTCGTTAGGCAGTTGCTCTGTCTGCTCATCTGGCATCAAGCTTGTCTttctgagctgcagcagcagaatttGTGTAGCGTGGCAGCAGCGATAATGATCACCATCAATATTGGATGTTGCCCAAAGCAGAAAAGCCATCACAGATTTAAGACACTAAGTGGACAAGAATGTCATcctgcattctttttttttattgatttccagtctaaatctgtttttatcatattgtttatttataatattcTTCTGAACTTAAAAGTATTACAGTTTTTCATCActatttcttgtgttttttaatgttaacttGAAAGCAACAATCATTAGGAAACACTGACATCTAGTGTCCGAGTATTACACCTTTGGATTTTACCAACTTCAGTCACTAAAATTTGGACTACAGTAAACACTCACCATCTAAGTTGTCAAAGACTGTTGTGTGTTTGACAAAAGCAACATCCCCGAGGTTTTCAGCAACAcacctggagaaaaaaaatcgcaTGATAAATATTTCCCTGTTGCTTGTATGctgcaaacacatttacatatagaagcaattcatttttttattcNNNNNNNNNNNNNNNNNNNNNNNNNNNNNNNNNNNNNNNNNNNNNNNNNNNNNNNNNNNNNNNNNNNNNNNNNNNNNNNNNNNNNNNNNNNNNNNNNNNNNNNNNNNNNNNNNNNNNNNNNNNNNNNNNNNNNNNNNNNNNNNNNNNNNNNNNNNNNNNNNNNNNNNNNNNNNNNNNNNNNNNNNNNNNNNNNNNNNNNNNNNNNNNNNNNNNNNNNNNNNNNNNNNNNNNNNNNNNNNNNNNNNNNNNNNNNNNNNNNNNNNNNNNNNNNNNNNNNNNNNNNNNNNNNNNNNNNNNNNNNNNNNNNNNNNNNNNNNNNNNNNNNNNNNNNNNNNNNNNNNNNNNNNNNNNNNNNNNNNNNNNNNNNNNNNNNNNNNNNNNNNNNNNNNNNNNNNNNNNNNNNNNNNNNNNNNNNNNNNNNNNNNNNNNNNNNNNNNNNNNNNNNNNNNNNNNNNNNNNNNNNNNNNNNNNNNNNNNNNNNNNNNNNNNNNNNNNNNNNNNNNNNNNNNNNNNNNNNNNNNNNNNNNNNNNNNNNNNNNNNNATAGATTTAAGACACTAAGTGGACAAGAATGTCATCCTGCATTCtttttttgaattgatttaaagtctaaatctgtttttatcatattgtttatttattatattcttCTGAACTTAAAAGTATTACAGTTTTTCATCActatttcttgtgttttttaatgttaacttCAAAGCAACAAACACTAGGAAACATTGACATCTAGTGTCCAAAAACAGAATTACACATTTGGATTTTACCAACTTCAGTCTCTAAAATTTGGACTAAAGTGAACACTCACCATCTAAGTTGTCAAAGACTGTTGTGTGTTTGACAAAAGCAACATCCCCGAGGTTTTCAGCAACACacctggaggaaaaaaaacacatcataaaTATTTCCCCGTTGTTTGTATGctgcaaacacatttacatcTAGAAgcaattcatattttattcaaaaaatgaagaaatctgCTTCCTGGTAACACTAAAAAACAGAAGACGGGTTTTAAGTATGtcaaaaaagcaagaaaatgttGGTCCtgtgcagaaaattaaaactaaaccgagtaaaaagatgaaaaagagattttaaacaATTCTTAAGACTCCTAAAACCACTTTTTGACACTTaggagataaaaaaatgtaatataacattaaatttgacattAAAGTGACTTAAAAATCTCATTCTCCAAATATTTTCCACACAGTTTGAATGAAATTTCTATATatagtaaaaaagtaaaaatggagtattagggcacaaaaaagtaatatttacaTATGTAacaaaagtcctaaatttacgacttttaatcttttaaatttatgacattttttttcttttttcctgtaaatttacgacttttaatctagtaaatgtattacttttttacttgtaaatttgcaagatgtaaattcaaatatttacgACTTGGAAAACACGtacattttcaagaataaaaaagtcataattttatccctattcattttaaagtcataaatatacaatttcACTCTTGTAATTTAAGAGTTACagctttttttcacaaacttacaagatttaaagtcgtaatttttgtttgttttgtttgtaggctggccctaatactccgtcataaTATAGCAAAAACttctagagattttttttgtaggggtcaaaatatgaataaagtactagaaaaatcctaaagtaaaaacaagtttaagtCCTGAGCTGTTGAATTTCTAATCTAAATTGTTGAAATTTGGAGGTAAAAGTCtaaactggaagaaaaagacaatttaggctacaaaaacactaatatttgaccaaaaagtttaaatatttgagtgTATTGGGGCTTAAGATCACTAGCGTGGATGCAGTTGGTTTGTCTTGACCGTTTTTATCTCCCTGTAATCTTCAAAGTTCATCCTGTCTGAAATAAATCGGAAGCCGGAGCCAGTGGACGTATCGGATAGCCGCTCTCCGGGTGTCACTGGTGTCAGTGCTGTACCTCAGCGCCCCCGCCTCCCCATAATGCCTCTCTCTGTGGTTGTTGGCGCAGATGTGTCTGTCGTTCTCGTCTCCTATGCAGGCCTCACAAAGGTTCTTTGGGTTGATTCCGCTGGGATCGTGCTGAGGATCCCTAACACCGGGCACGCAGCTGTAACCGAAGAAGTTCCCCACCGCTGGTAACAGATATAGAACGAGAGCAGCGAGTCAGAGTTGAAGGAGAGACTGAAGGGGAACTCTTTTAGTCCCACTCTAGCTGGTTTTAGTCTCCTGTGGGGTTGGAATCCTTCGTTTCACTAATACACTCAAATAAGGAAGAATTTCATTGGTTTATTAGTAATAGAGGGAAAATTTCAAACTTCCCACTTTAAAAACTAACTTTCTAGGGGTGTAtcaaattaatcaatcaattgaTTAATGTATAAATAACTGATCAGAAGCTAAGAACCGGATAATGATAATTTAGgtaaagaaaaggagaaaatgtgcttcctcccactccctttaaAGCGATCTATTAAACTCCTTTTGAGAATCTCAATATTTAATAGTTTCATTGTGTTATGAACTATTTGCAAAAGAGATAATATGATTATTTATAATTAAgagtaaaaattgaattattttctaGTGTATATAGAAGTATGGGTATTTTCCAACtaattttatgactaattattaggggtgtaacaattaattgataaatcgatttctattcctacaatccaactaGATCAATAACCTGATCTAAATAATTAAAGTCAttgcaaaattaaataaatcggTTATATTAATGTTGAAAATACCATTTAGATGCAGTAGGTTTGTTTTGCTATAACTtaaagatgacatcacagcaggcaCACTATTGTGTATTGgtaagagtctggcgatacgatacgtatcccgatatgtttcacgatacgatacatatcatgatatatcccaagactctaccagaacaatttttcacttttctgtaACCATCCCCAGTAcatactaagtagtacatgtcccATAACAACAAAAAGCGTGAGTcggactgaacatttaacattagctggttttctcttgtttttttggtcacagAGTACAGCTGATCAATTAGGCTCAGTGttctgtgctgccaactagtggtcaggggtttatgtgggaaaaaaagtaaGACGTTCATAAGTgattaattgaaaataatataaatactttgtcaacattttaagttgattcaAGTCTCGCCAAATGAAAAATCGCGATATATCgctaaattgatttttccctatGTCCCTAACAACGATGCtagggaaattaaaaaaatatgtacttttgccaattcttctaaaacGTGCATAGATCTGTTTGAGATGCTGAAGGACgctcaaaaataattaattaaatctcATCTTATCAgccttttaaatcaatacaagtatcggcaaacaaaatatcgcgatatatcaccaaatcgatgttttccaacatccctagacaacacacatgtaataccagcaaaaaatgatcaacagtccaatgtgtggaaacactttgattttAGCAAAGACAAGAAACCATAGAGTGTTATCATGTTctaatatttgtgttattttaatgtGGGACAACAACAATGTGATGAACttgatgaaactaaaatgtgaatatctTTGCCATTAATTTaagtttacttgtttgtttgtacacatgtttaaccctttaactaccaaaaaaagaaaagggaaaaattagattttttttctgctgccttGGTATGGAGCCCCTTAAGGGacatacaagtaaaaaaatatttaggggctttttaaaaaaataagggaaaaaaaatctggttagtaactggtgcaccaCATAGTAACtgggtttttttctaaaaatttaattaacaaaaaaatgttctggttactaattgatACTAATcagaactctttttttattattattattatttcaatttttggaaaaaaattccTTCGATTTGAATCgtattgttcaaaataaatcaatattaactatgaatcgtatcgtcAACCATTCATTAAAATGGATTCTCTCTCTGACAACTCTATAACTTTCTTTTTGAGTTTCATCCTCACGCCTGCCTTTGAACTTCCACCTCACCGCTTTTCCCCCTGGACCGCTCGGATGTCTTCCACACGCCAGCGCTCACCTGCCACGCTTGGCCTCACCTTTGGGGAAGTTGCACTGCTCCCCCACACTGATTTGGGACGTGTTGACCAAGTAGCCGATGGGAACGGTCCAGCCCACCGTGGTGCGCATGCCGGGGTGACAGGAGCTGCGCTCGTGCATCTCCAGCAAGGACAGGTCTGAGGAGGAGCGGCGGGCCATCGCCACCACATAGTAGTTGATCCCATCTGGAGGGATGGATGGTTGGAGGGAGGGGGAGAAAAGtggaatattttatttattatttgggGATCTTAAATCTTATTGACTCCTGCATGAAAGCCACACTTGCCCACTGCATTGTAGGACTCTCCCGCAGCGAGGTCCAGGCCAAAGCAGAAACCCGCCGCATAGACGTCATCAGCAAACATGGAGGCCGCATCTGCTGTCCCATTCTGAGGAGAACAAGTTCAGTTAATGCAGCTTTCAGACGGAATTAAgctggaaaaacacatttaaatcaacaaaaacctGATGGAGAATATTGcttttgaaaatacaaattactcccagaatttagattttctttatgtttagtGAAAGCCTCTGCTCGTAATATTTAAAGATCATTTCTTAattatttaagtaaaatgtttgagtttttccacgttgtttgtttttcatgaaaaatctCCAGAGAATTCAAGTAAAAaccaccatttttttatttaataatctgGTGCTTCAAGGTTATTACCGCTGTCCCtctacaaaaatacttttttttcccaatttttaaatgagattttgtgtattttatatacGAAAttgttcattattattttatttctcttaaaCTTTGCACAAATGTATGTTAACCGCTTAACGCCATTGggtgcaaatatgcatcaaaccactttggctccaaaattacgtcaatttagcatctacttaaTAGCAAAAGTTACTTACATTTAAccccagctcagtggccttgtggtagagtgtctgccctgaagctttaaggtcatgagttcaaatccaggtcgAGTCAtatcaaagactttaaaaataaataaaaaagtgcctCCCTGTTTGACGCTCAGCATTAAAGGGTTGGATTGAGAGATTAagccaccaaatggttctcgGGTACGGCTGTGTCTGCAACTCACCCCTCCCACATGGGATGGTTCAATTGCGGagaagacatttttacaaaccTAGATGCGTGACTTtttaatttggactttttttcatatatatatataaattgaggcatcaaggggttaaaagtGCTGGTAAATTAcattaagaaaaagtttgtacacgtttaacattaaacttttaaaataaatatgcattttagaataatataagctttaaaaaaggcttttgtttcattttatttaaactttttaaaaacaataacattattatttaaaaatttgtcACCATCGTGCATTATAAAAGCTcaagtcatgcaaaaacaaataaaaaataatgtattaggGAATATTTtagcctgtttttgtttttattgacagCTAAGCAGTAAGAATTAACCACAAAAAAGGCACTAATTTGTTTGCAAAATCATCTCTACCTAAATTCCTGGACttggttcatttaaaaatgttcttgttcatgttaaaagccaaaataaaaactttaccaGACAATATTCAGCTTCGGAAGATCATttcaaagtttattttggaCGTACAACTCTGAGGCAGATCCATATTTCAATTCAAAGCATTAGAATTAGGATCTCAGTAGGTATAACATTTAAAAGctactcaattaaaaaaaagtttaaggttAGAACATTAAATATGTATGCTACAATGATGGAAGGTAATTAAAAGGATGGAAGAAGGCCTCGATTAAGATTAATTAGAAACAGGGTCTGATTATGAGTAAGAATCACTTGAATTACATGGTTTTGTTTCTGGTTTGCCATTGTTAATTTGTAAATGGTATAGGAGCAGATATTATAAGATAAATTTCTTCTgttgtgcctttttttctttcctattTGGAAATTATACTTGAGCTGGCATAAACAATGAATTACAATAAGCAAGTTAGGTAATGATAGTCATCTATGCAGCCAGAGTGTTTCATGTTGCAGCCTTGTTCATCCTCCGCTCTTCCACGCTCAGAGTCTACCTTGATCTTGTCCATGCAGTCTCTAGCGTTCAGCCCACGGACACACTCCAGTGTCCCTTTCACATTCTTGGCCGTAGCGTTGCTGGCCAAATCCAGACACTTCTGCTCCTCAGCATCGGACACCACACACCAGGAGActacacaaaacaacacaagtgaAAACATTTATGCTGCTTAGCttcaattatttatattttttaatatt
The genomic region above belongs to Oryzias melastigma strain HK-1 linkage group LG22, ASM292280v2, whole genome shotgun sequence and contains:
- the otomp gene encoding otolith matrix protein 1 yields the protein MELAERRMKVIFLLFLPLLSISCATAKKSTVSWCVVSDAEEQKCLDLASNATAKNVKGTLECVRGLNARDCMDKIKNGTADAASMFADDVYAAGFCFGLDLAAGESYNAVDGINYYVVAMARRSSSDLSLLEMHERSSCHPGMRTTVGWTVPIGYLVNTSQISVGEQCNFPKAVGNFFGYSCVPGVRDPQHDPSGINPKNLCEACIGDENDRHICANNHRERHYGEAGALRCVAENLGDVAFVKHTTVFDNLDGKNQESWALDLEVEDLKLLCPDGTEAALNEYEQCHLAAVPANAVVVRVEDKCRVWKFLERLQNVFGNAAEGFSLFSSADYGQADLLFSDATHHLLRVLGSYTSWLGPTYTTMLQAFECEGFC